GTTCAAATCCGAGGCCAGGTGTTTGGTTGCTTTAAAACCGTTGCGGGCAAGGTTGATGGCGGGTTGCACGAGGTCGGCCCATTTCAGCTTGCCATATTTTTTGTGAGCCTCAACCATGCCTGCTACTGATCCGGGTACGCCCGATGCCTTGTGCGTATACAAACTCAGATCCGGTATCACATTTCCTGCCGAATCGAGGTACATGTTTACGTTGGAAGCTCCGGGTCCTTTTTCTCTAAAATCAAGCGTATTGGTTTTACCGTTTTTTGAGCGGTACACCATAAAGCCTCCTCCGCCAATGTTACCCGCTTCGGGCAGGGTAACGGCCAGGGCAAATTGCACGGCTACCGCGGCATCAACTGCGTTGCCTCCCTTTTTTAAAATATCAAGCCCAACCTGTGCGGCATCGGGGTAGGCGCATACCACCATTCCGTTGCGGTATTGCCCGCTGTTATTTTGCCCCAATTGCCCCTGCACACAGCCGGTTGGTACAATAAATAATATAATGAGCAACGATAAAAGGTATTTTGAAGCTGATACTTTTTGCGGAATACGGGTCATTATTTAATCTTAATTTTTTCTAAAATAAGTTTTTGAGGTTCATAAACCAACAAAGCCTAAGCTATTCTTTACAACTGAAAATCAAAGTAATACAGGCGCAATTACTATGTTTTTGTTACAAAGCAGCATAAAAAAGTAATTTCGCCGTTTAGTTAGCGGTATACCTAAGTTTAAAATTAGTGTAAACAAGCAAACAATTTTGGTGTTACCGCTACAGTGTTATTTATTTAAAATCATCTGCATGAACAAATTAAAGTACATCTTATTACTTTCCGTAGCTTTCGTATTTATCGGCAAAAAGTCGCACGCACAGGATTATCAAACCGCCATTGGTTTAAAGTTTGGCGCTTACGAAGTTGGCCCATCTATTAAATATTTTATGGATAAAAATACCGCCCTCGAAGGTGTTATCGGCATCCGCGATCATGGTGTGGTATTTACCGGCCTTTACGAAAAAAGCCAGCAGGCTTTTAATGTTGATAAGCTGAGCTTTTATTATGGTTTCGGTGGTCACTTAGGTTCGGTAGGCAGCGGCTACTATAAACGTTTTGGCGGCGACGATGAGTATTACAATGGCAAACACATTTTAATTGGTGCCGACGCCGTTGTTGGCCTGGAATATGTTATCCCTAACGCTCCCATAGCCATAAGCCTCGATCTAAATCCCCGCCTTGAACTGGCCCGCGGACCGTTTTTTGATATAGCACCGGGATTAGGCTTGAAGTATACTTTTTAATGTCTGAATCAGAATTGTCTGAACTGGAATTTATGGAATTAAGAAAATTTACAGAATTTGCTTAGCATTCTGCCAATTCATTAATTCGACAAATTCAGGTTCAGACAAATCCCGCCCATCCCATAAATCCACCCAAATCCCGGTTCAGACAAAAGCCGGGCTATCCAACCCGGCTCCATATATTCTGTTAATTCTAAAATTCTGTAAATTCTGATTCAGACAATTCCAGTTCAGGCAATCCCGGTTCAGACGGCTTTCCCCATCAACGGATCAGTATAACCATGCTTTCCCGTTTCAACCCTGCCGGCAAAGCGACGCTCATATTTATCAAAACCTTCAACCTGAACGCCGAAATCATACCAGTTATGGTTTTTGCTTAAATCTACCGAATGTATAGCAGCGCCATTGGCTTTTACAGTTATTTTACGATCGTTGGTTTTGTAGCCATGATCCTTAAAAGTAACAGTATGCGGTTTATTGGTATGGTTGGTGATTCTTACTAAAGCATTACCGGTTAATTTACCTGCAGCCTGCTCATATTCGCATGTAATATCCAACATCGGGTCGGCAACGTTGCCTTTGTATTCGCGGTAGAAACCGTTAGGGCCATAAGTGCGGAGGTGGTATTCGCCGTTTTCAAACTCGGCTAATGGCCACACATCTGCCAAAGTATCGCCTGCTTTTGCGGTGTAAGCCCATGTGCGTAGGTTTTCCATTTTTTGCGGATCGGCCATGGTGGCATATTTACCCGGTGCATAAACGTTGAACGGCGAGCCTAAGGCTTTATTACCAAATACTTTGTTGCCGGCAGTAAACTTAACTCCGAATGATTTTTTATCGGCACTCAGTTTACCATCAGCATAAAGCTCGTAAGGCAGGGCCGACGATTGCTTGATACCTTTTTCCTGCTGAGGCATGTATGGCGATGAATGCGGATCTTTATTGATCTGAGCTATTTCATCGGCGGTAAGCAATTTATAATCTGAAGGGAGTTTTTTAAACTGTGCCTTGTGGATGCTTTCTAAAAATGCCTCGCGCGGTACAAATTCAGGGTTTTCAATTTTCTCGCCATTGTATGGGCGGAAAACGCTCGATAAGTCGCCGCAAACGGTACGGCGCCATTCGCTGATGTTTGGTTCGGTTACTTTTTTGCCGGTTTTGTGGCTCAAAAATTTCTCGAGGAATTGCAGGGTTGATGTATGGTCAAACACTTCGGAGTTTACCCAGCCGCCGCGGCTCCATGGTGAAGCAATTACCAACGGTACGCGGAAGCCTAAGCCTATCGGGCTTTCGCGGTCAAATACTTCGGGGAAGTTGTTGCGGGCCTTTTCCTGTTCTAACGTAACAAACTCAACGCTTGCGTCGATACCTTCAGATACTTTGCCTGTGCCCGGTTTATGCGGGTTTGGGGCAGAGAATGGCGGCACGTGATCAAAATAGCCATCGTTTTCATCATAAGCTAAAATGAAAATAGTTTTTTTCCAAACCTCGGGGTTTTGGGTAAGGATATCCATTACTTCGGATACATACCAGGCGCCATACCAGGCCGAGCTTGGGTGATCGGAAAAATGCTCAGGGGCCGATAACCAGCTTACCGTTGGCAGCTCGCCGCTTTTAACATCGGCACGAAACTGGTGCAGCACGTCGCCTTTAGGCACTAACACTTCACGTTCTGTGCCATCGTCGTTATATTTTAACGGGGTTAAGGTGCGGTAATCCGGATCGTTGGTATTGGTAACAAAACCTTTTTGGTGCAGGTTTTTTTCGCGTTGCGACAGGCCGGCAAATTTGTTAACATCAATGCCACCCAAATCTTTTTTAGCTTGCTCCAGGTCACGCTGCTTTTGTTTCAGCTGTTTTTGCAGGTGATCGATGTGGGCATCTCCTGCCGGAAGGGCGGCTATTTGTATTTCAAGTGCAGTTATCTCTTCAGGAAGTTTCGTCGATTTTTTCTGCAGGTTGGCGATATGCTTATCATACAGTTTGATGTTATACTGGCCGAAAAATTCCAGCGGGTTATCCTGGAAGTTTGACAACCATGGGTCTTCCTCACCTTCCAAACCGGTATCGATAGCAATTTCGTTTTGGTAGTGTTTCCATGAAATATTATGATCTTCCAAACGCTCGGGGAAGGTTGCCCAGTTCAGCGTACCATAATCCATATCATCATTCCAAACGTGAGCTAATGAATTTTCGTGCTGCTCGGCACGGATGGTGCCGCTCCAGAAATAGAGCCTGTTTGGGTTGGTGCCGGTTAATGATGAGCAAAAGTTTTGATCGCAAACGGTAAAGGCATCAGCTAAAGCATAGTAAAACGGAATATCCTCCCGGTTATGAAAACCCATGGTTAAAGGCATGTTTGAGTATTCCTTAATGCTATTCTTCTTAACATTAAGCCATTGATCAAATTTACCATCGTTACGGGCATTTACCTGGTTACCCCACGAGTGCGGTAACGAACTCATCCAGGTAGCTTTGGTGTTTTTTATGTCGAGATGGAAGGGGGCATAAGTTTCACCCTTTTTGTTTGATTGCAGCCATACTTTGTTTTTGTTTGGCAGATCGATAACGCGCGGGTCATTATAACCACGCACACCTTTCAGCATGCCGTAAGTATGATCGAACGAGCGGTTTTCCTGCATCAGGATCACAATATGCTCGGCATCCAGGTAACTGCTGCCGGGGGCCGGGTTAATGGCCATTGCTTTTTGAATTGATTCGGGTAAAACGCTGGCAAGGCCGGCCGCGCCGGTTAGTAATGCCGCTTTTTTTAAAAAATCTCTTCTTGAATCAGACATGGGTATTTGTTGTTTTTTAGTTCATGGTTCATAGATCATGGTTCATAGTTCATAGTTCATAGTATATAAGGTACCGGCTATTTGCCATGAACCATGATCTATGAACCATGAACTACTTACTGATTATCCTTCCGCGCGGCAATCACCTGCTCGCATAGGCCAAATGATAGCGTCATACCGTTACCGCCCATCCCATTAATCAGCGTTACACCAGGTTCCACATCGGTAACCAATTCGTAAGCGCCGTTGGTCATTTTGGGGTAGATGCCGTGCCATGATTGCAGCATTTTCCAATCCTTAAAATTGGCGAAGGTATGTAAGTATTCAATTATCAAATTATTAATAAATTCTTTATCGAAAGGATCATGCACGAGGCCGTACTCGTGCGAATCGCCTATGGTGAGCTCGCCGCTGCCGTTTTGTGATACCATTACGTGGATGCCCCATTTCAGGTGCGTAGCATATTGCTCTTCATAACGTTTGCGCAAAGCGGGCAATGAAGCTGCTGCCTGGAAGCCGGGATAGTGAATCATCGATAAACCTCCGCATAACGACGGACCGATACGCCATTCATCCGGTTGGCTAACCAAACGCATCATTTGTAGTTTACATTTGGTGATCTGTGTTTGGGCGAAAAGCTCGGGGTAAAGGGTTTCAAAATCGGCACCGCTGCAAACGTAAATTTCATCAGCTTCCCAGCTTTGTGTGCCCGAACTTACCTTAGGATGCTCGATGCGGCTGATTGCAGTATTCCAATGAAACTCAACGCCAAATTTTTTGGCAAGGTAAGCCGCCACCTGCCCGATAGCTACCCGCGATTCGACAATCATCTCCTCGCCGCTCCACAACGCGCCTTTTAAGCCATTGGGATTGACAGCCGGAGATTTACTCAGGGCTGCCGCCGGATCAAGTACTGCGCAATCGCGGTATTGATGGTTTACATCAACATATTCCTGTATTGCCTGCAACTCATCATCATGATAAGCAAGGTGCAATGATCCTACTTCATCGTGCCAGATCCCGGCTTCTGTACAAACCATTTTCCAGATGCTTTTGGAGAGCATGGCGCGTTCAAACATTGGCCCGGTAGCCTGGCCTATGGGCCATACCATCCCAAAGTTGCGGATAGAGGCACCCACCGCACGTTCGTTACGCTCAAACACGGTTACCTTATAGCCGCGAACAGCCAAAGCGCGGGCCGTAGCTAAACCTACTATGCCTGCGCCTATGATGATTGCATGCCCGCCCTGCCCCCTGAAGGGGGTGCTTTTATTATTATCACTCATTATAATATGATTCTTTAAACAGTGAAATCTTTTTTATTGACTTTGAACTCACGACTGAGGACTTAACCCCTGAAAGTTTATCGGTTCGCTCTCTTCCTCCTCACTCAACTTTTTTTTATCACGGGCCGCGCTTTGTAAAAAGTAGATGAGCGAAAGGATGCCGCCAATACTGCCTACCAATGCTACTATCATTACGCCCTCCTGAAAAAACGCGCCCCAGCTAATATTGGGGCGGCCAAGTTCTTTCACCAACAGCACGCTCACGCTGCCAAGGTAACCCATCGAATCGGCTATATACATTATGAATCCTACATTGCTTTTGTAATGGAACGAGGCTATCATACGCTCAAAAAATATGGCGTTGTAGGGTACATAACCCATGTACAGGCCAAGCCCAACACAGGTCATCCATGTGATAGGTTCCATCATTTTCATACCGAACATGATAGTTGATACGCCTACCAGCACACAGCCGCTGATAATCATTAAATGGATAATGCTGAAAGCGCGAAGGTTTTTGCGTACGAGGATCAGCAGGCTCATGGCTACCAAAACTATCAGCGAAATTTTAATATCTGTAGTGGTAAAAACGCTGTTGTCTTTAACGCCGAGGCTAGCCCAGATCTCCACTTCAAAATTGTCGCGCACATCGCGCATAATGGTTAGCAGTACATAAACCACAAGTGTAAGGATAATGCCCGGCAAAAAGCGGAGCACAAATTGTTTACGCTCGGTGGCGTTCATTGGTGTACGTTCGGCCCTGAGACGTTTATCTTCTTCGGTAGCAGGGGGGATCAGTTCCATGCATCCCACAAAAAATACTAAAGGCAAGGCAAATAATGCCCCCGTTAAAAAAGGCATAAAGTATTCATTTACATGAAATACATCTATCAGGTTTTTGCCCTTGGTTTTTACAAAGCCCGAAGCGAAAATTAGACTGATAGATAGCACCGAAGCCATAAACTCGGTTGAGCGGCGGCCTTCGAGGTAACCGAAAACCAGTCCCCAGATTAATCCTAACGGAAAGCCGTTAATGAAAAGAAAAATAATGCCCCAGGGAGCGGGCACAAACGCAAAGGCCAGCAGTGCCAGCCATGCTATGCCTATCAGGGTTAAAATATAACGGGCGCGGGTTTTGCTGTTTACTTCGGCAATAAATTTAATGCCGTAAAACTTGCTGGCCATATAGCCAACAACCTGCGCTATCACCAGCCAAACCTTATAATCAACATGAAAAAACTGGTGACCGGTAAATGTACCCGCCGCAAAAGCTTTTCTGAAGGCATACATGCAGGTATAGGTGCCAAATGCCGAAACGGCTGCTAAAACTGAAACCAGTGCATAGGGCCATGTGGCAACTTTAGCACGTAAACCGTCAATCAGCCTCATATTTTTTATTGGTTTATGATGTCGATCACTTGTGCAATATCGTCAATAATATGGGTAGGATCATAGCTGGCCAGCTCATCGCGTGTAAAAATGCCGGTAGTTACGCCTATCGAGTATTGGCAGCCTGCGTTTTGCCCTTCGCGTACGTCAACTTCGGTATCGCCAACTTTGGCAACTTCCAATGCATCGGTAATGCCGGCTTCTGCCATCATTTTCTGAATCATGAAAGGATGTGGGCGACCTAACTCAACCTCGTCCGAACCTACAACATAATCGATCAGTCCTTTTTCACGCCATTGTAAGCGGGCAACAATGGTATCGGCAATATCGCGCGAAAAGCCGGTGTTGATACCAACTTTCACACCTTGCTCATGCAGTTTGGCAAATGTTTCTTCCACATTTGGCAGAGCTTCAATGCCCGGCGCAAACTGGTAAAATTTAATCATTTGCTGTACAAACTCTTTATGAATGGTATTTACCAGTTCATCGGTAATTATAGATTGATCGGCCTCATGCTCGGCCAGCATTTTGCGGATAGCCAGGGTTTTTTCGTAACCCATCAGCGGGTCAATTTTAGCCAGTTCAACTTCGTAGCCAGATAATTGCATGGCTGCCTGGAAGGCTTTACTCACTTCGTGATCGTCTTTCACCGTAGTGCCGGCTATATCAAATACCACTAATTTAATGCTCATAACAAAGAATGTAATTGTTTAGCAATACTAAACTTTTTTTATTAAAATCGAACTAAATTAGTGTTAAGGTTGTGTGAAGAAGAAGTTTTAAGTTCAAAGTAGCAAGTCAAAAGTTCTAAGTGTAGTTTCGAGGGACTTCCAACTTTTGACTTAGAGCTTTTAACTTCCCTACTTCTTCTCCTCAAAAAAA
The sequence above is a segment of the Mucilaginibacter celer genome. Coding sequences within it:
- a CDS encoding DUF5690 family protein gives rise to the protein MRLIDGLRAKVATWPYALVSVLAAVSAFGTYTCMYAFRKAFAAGTFTGHQFFHVDYKVWLVIAQVVGYMASKFYGIKFIAEVNSKTRARYILTLIGIAWLALLAFAFVPAPWGIIFLFINGFPLGLIWGLVFGYLEGRRSTEFMASVLSISLIFASGFVKTKGKNLIDVFHVNEYFMPFLTGALFALPLVFFVGCMELIPPATEEDKRLRAERTPMNATERKQFVLRFLPGIILTLVVYVLLTIMRDVRDNFEVEIWASLGVKDNSVFTTTDIKISLIVLVAMSLLILVRKNLRAFSIIHLMIISGCVLVGVSTIMFGMKMMEPITWMTCVGLGLYMGYVPYNAIFFERMIASFHYKSNVGFIMYIADSMGYLGSVSVLLVKELGRPNISWGAFFQEGVMIVALVGSIGGILSLIYFLQSAARDKKKLSEEEESEPINFQGLSPQS
- a CDS encoding phosphocholine-specific phospholipase C, giving the protein MSDSRRDFLKKAALLTGAAGLASVLPESIQKAMAINPAPGSSYLDAEHIVILMQENRSFDHTYGMLKGVRGYNDPRVIDLPNKNKVWLQSNKKGETYAPFHLDIKNTKATWMSSLPHSWGNQVNARNDGKFDQWLNVKKNSIKEYSNMPLTMGFHNREDIPFYYALADAFTVCDQNFCSSLTGTNPNRLYFWSGTIRAEQHENSLAHVWNDDMDYGTLNWATFPERLEDHNISWKHYQNEIAIDTGLEGEEDPWLSNFQDNPLEFFGQYNIKLYDKHIANLQKKSTKLPEEITALEIQIAALPAGDAHIDHLQKQLKQKQRDLEQAKKDLGGIDVNKFAGLSQREKNLHQKGFVTNTNDPDYRTLTPLKYNDDGTEREVLVPKGDVLHQFRADVKSGELPTVSWLSAPEHFSDHPSSAWYGAWYVSEVMDILTQNPEVWKKTIFILAYDENDGYFDHVPPFSAPNPHKPGTGKVSEGIDASVEFVTLEQEKARNNFPEVFDRESPIGLGFRVPLVIASPWSRGGWVNSEVFDHTSTLQFLEKFLSHKTGKKVTEPNISEWRRTVCGDLSSVFRPYNGEKIENPEFVPREAFLESIHKAQFKKLPSDYKLLTADEIAQINKDPHSSPYMPQQEKGIKQSSALPYELYADGKLSADKKSFGVKFTAGNKVFGNKALGSPFNVYAPGKYATMADPQKMENLRTWAYTAKAGDTLADVWPLAEFENGEYHLRTYGPNGFYREYKGNVADPMLDITCEYEQAAGKLTGNALVRITNHTNKPHTVTFKDHGYKTNDRKITVKANGAAIHSVDLSKNHNWYDFGVQVEGFDKYERRFAGRVETGKHGYTDPLMGKAV
- a CDS encoding HAD-IA family hydrolase gives rise to the protein MSIKLVVFDIAGTTVKDDHEVSKAFQAAMQLSGYEVELAKIDPLMGYEKTLAIRKMLAEHEADQSIITDELVNTIHKEFVQQMIKFYQFAPGIEALPNVEETFAKLHEQGVKVGINTGFSRDIADTIVARLQWREKGLIDYVVGSDEVELGRPHPFMIQKMMAEAGITDALEVAKVGDTEVDVREGQNAGCQYSIGVTTGIFTRDELASYDPTHIIDDIAQVIDIINQ
- a CDS encoding TIGR03364 family FAD-dependent oxidoreductase — translated: MSDNNKSTPFRGQGGHAIIIGAGIVGLATARALAVRGYKVTVFERNERAVGASIRNFGMVWPIGQATGPMFERAMLSKSIWKMVCTEAGIWHDEVGSLHLAYHDDELQAIQEYVDVNHQYRDCAVLDPAAALSKSPAVNPNGLKGALWSGEEMIVESRVAIGQVAAYLAKKFGVEFHWNTAISRIEHPKVSSGTQSWEADEIYVCSGADFETLYPELFAQTQITKCKLQMMRLVSQPDEWRIGPSLCGGLSMIHYPGFQAAASLPALRKRYEEQYATHLKWGIHVMVSQNGSGELTIGDSHEYGLVHDPFDKEFINNLIIEYLHTFANFKDWKMLQSWHGIYPKMTNGAYELVTDVEPGVTLINGMGGNGMTLSFGLCEQVIAARKDNQ